TTCGCGCTCGAGGGTATCCGTGTAAAGCATCCCGAGATCCTCGAGGAGCTTCTCGTGGAGCCTCAGATACCCGTCCTCCTCGAGCACATCGTTGTACCAGGGGTATCCGGCAAAGAGTTCGTCAGCGGCCTGACCGGTGAACATGACACGGATATCGTCCTGTGCCGCGAGCTTGGCGGCCATATACATGGGGATGGCGACCTCCACCTGGAGCAGTCCGCTCTCCTCCACGTTCCGAATGACCTCCGGCAGGATCTTTCTGACGGTCCCCTCGTCGATCACCGTGGTCTTCAATTCGAGCCCCAGATCCTCCGCAACAGCCCTGGCGGCGATCATATCCCCAGAATCCGCCGTACCGGTGCAGTAACAGATGATGGATTTCCCCTCACTTTGGAGCAGCTTCGCGATCAGAACCGAATCGATCCCCCCGGAAAAGATGACGCCCAACCGGGATTGGGTGAGGCCTGTCAGCCGTTTTTTCAACGCCTTGACCAAAACGTCCTTATAGGCCTCCACCGCCTCGCGAAAATCGACGATATCGATCGGGGGGGCCTGCAGGTGATATCCCTCGTGCAGCTGAGGACCCGCCTCCTCGAGGCAGAGAATTTCCCCCGGATTGAGCCGCGTGGGAGCGGTCCTGCCGTTCCAGATCGCCTTCTTCTCGGAAGAAAAGTAGGTCGTACCCTCGTTGCGGGTGTAATAGACCGGCTTTTTCCCGATGGGGTCACGCGCCACCACGACCGTTTTCCCGTCCGTCACCGCGATCGCATACATCCCGTCGAGCAGCGGCACCACCTTCTTTACCGCATCGAGCAGATCCCCCTGGTAGGTCTCCTCGAGCAGATGCACCACCACCTCGCTGTCGCTGGTGGTCTTGATGTCATGGGGTCGCACCAGAAGGGTGCGAAGCTTCCGGTAGTTGTAGATCTCCCCGTTGTGGATCATGGTCAGCTTTCCGTCGCACGAACAGTAGGGCTGTCCCAGTCTCCCCCTTCCGACGATCTTCAGGGTCGAGTGGCCCAGGGCGATCCGGCTTGGAGCATGCAGACTCTCCTTCAAAGCGTCGATCTCCCCGGCCCGCTCGACGGCCCCGTCTATGAAGATGCCGTGCGTATCGGGCCCCCGGTGGGCCATTTTCTTGAGCATATCGTATATATCGACTGATGGAATGCTTCCGTTCTCCACATAATGTCCACAAATGGTACACATCCTCTTTCTTCTCCTCGCTGATTTTGTCCGCGCTTCACCGGCCGGCAAGGCGCCTGCGTGCCGGAGGCCGTTCATGAAGAGACGGGCTTGTGCGGCCGACCCGGCAGGCGCCTGGCGCTTGGCCGGCATGACGCGCGGGTTTCATGGATAATATTTTGACGTGAAATTATTTTAATAGAAATTACACAGAAAGTCAAATCCAACCAAAAAGGGACGGTGCATTTTCGGTCGTGCCAAAAAATACACCGTCCCCCTTTTGGGCTCACCCTCTTGGAGTTGCCGAGTTTCTATCCGGAAAGGCTCTTTTTAACCAATCTCGGCGTCCATCTGCACGTTGGCTTGCGCGGCGACCTGCACAGGTCGCCTACGTGCAATAAATTGATTTCCTTTTATATCCTGCAGGCCTCTTTCGGAGGTTGCTCCTATTCAGCCTCCGAGGCGTTGGAGGAATTCTGCCGGCCGGGCTGATAAATCACCAGGCGCTGACCAGGCTGGATGGGGTGGTTCATGTCGAGGCGGTTCCAGATGAGCAGCGCCTTCAAGGGCACATTGAAGCGTTCGGCGATGATGGACAGGTTGTCACCGCTCCTGACGGTGTAGACCTGTTCGGCGCGCCCCTTGTTCCATGTGGTCAGATGCTCCTCGAAACGGCGCTGGAAATCTTCGCCAGCCCCTTCGGGCACGGCGATCTCATGGGTCCCGGTCTGCAGATAATACCCCCTCAGCTCCGGGTTGAGGTCCTTGATCAGCTTGAATGTCGCCCCCGCTGCCTGCGCCACGATCCGGATCGGCACAGCCTGTGAGCAGACGACCTGCACCCTGTCCGACGCCACCGGCGGATAGAAATCTTCTTCTTCGAGACGGAACCCGTACTTGAGGGGATCGGAGAAGATCATCTTGGCTGACAGGATGCGGAAGAGAAACCGCTGGGTCTCGAGCGGCAGGTAGAGCAGGTAGTAATCATCGGTCCCCTGCTCCAAGACCTCCGTCTGAAGGCCGGCCTCCCCCATGTTGTAGGCCGCCGCGGCCATGGTCCAGGACTGGAACTGCGCATACAGGGCGGACAGGTAGCGGATCGCGGCATCGGTCGAATTGCGCAGGTTCCGCCGTTCGTCCAGGTGCGAATCGATCCTGAGCCCCATCCGGCGCCCCGTGGCCGGCATGAACTGCCAGAAGCCGATCGCCCCTTTCGGCGACCCCGCATGCGCCCGCAGAGCGCTTTCGGCGATCGCCACGTACTTGATGTCCTCCGGGAGACCCGCATCCCTTAGCATCTGCTCGATGGCGGGAAAGTAGCGCGTCGACCGCTTCAACCAGAGCATCACCTGCGGCCGGTCCCAAATCGTCAGCAGCAGCTCTTTCTCGAGCCGCTCCCGCACCTCCCGGTTGTCGAGAGGCACCGGTTCCCCGCAAAAGGAGAGCGGTCCGCCGACCCTGACCAACGCCGCCAGGTCGGGCCACCCATGGCCTGGTGCGGGCTCCGGTCCCTCGGCACAGGCCGCACCGCCGACCGCTGAAGCGCAAAGCACCGCCATCCCGACCCATAAAGTTGTCCGCAACCATTTCGCAAACCGCCTCGAACCACCGCTGTAAGCCATACCGCTCATCTCCTCCTTCACTCCATCACTGAAAGGTTTGGGTCGGCCCGCAGGAAAGACTCCGCTCATCGTCCATCCATCCGACCGGCCGACGCGCTGCCTCAAGCCTTTAAAACCACCGGGAAGAACCCATCCACTGCACAGAGGCAGGGCGCTCCATCGCCCCTGAAACCTGAAAGCAGCGAGGTCCACCAAGGTGCAGACGGGCAGGGCAGCCTGCCGGCATTATACAACGTGGTTCGGTCCCCTGCCCCAAAAAAGGAAACGAATGAAGGGTACAAACAAAGAGGACCGCTGTATCCCTGGCCATGCCAAGAATAAAGCGGTCCTCTTTGTTGGGATAAGGTGCCGGGATCGCCAAGATCCCGGCACCCAGGAAAAAGGCTGCCGGCCTGCTTGAATACACCTGACAGCAGAGAGCCCCCCGGATCTTGCTGCCTCCCCCACAGGATCGGGACGGAGTTCAAGCCGACATGGCAACCTGTTCCTGACCTTGGCGGCCGTCGGAGCGGACTCCTAGGCCTTCGAAACCACGAACATCACCCTTTCACCGGTTCATAAAATCGATGCATCGGAATCGGGGCGGCTGCCTCCGGTCCTGCCCCGCAACCCCTCGTCGAATTCCTTTGTGATCCGCTCGAACTCGCCCCGCTTCCGGATGAGGTCTGCGTATCTCTGTTTGACGGACCACACCTGGCAGGCAAGAAATGCGGACCAGAAGAGGGACAGGGCCGCAAGGATATAAAAGGCCTGTCTGAAAATAAATTCCATCCCCAGCCGGACGGGGCCGGGGCTTTGGGTGTCGATGGCATAGAGGTCCGGCGCCCGGTGCATCCCCGCAGATGAGGCGATGTACGTCAGCGTCAGGACGAGAAAGATGAGCAGCGCAGGCAGGCACGCTCCCACTGGGAGAAGGTTTTTCTTCAAGGAGGCAACCCTTTCATTGAACATGAACGACGGCATCTTCGCGGAGGCTTCGCTTTGCACCCCCCGCAGCGGATCACTGACGGCACCCCGCAGTATTTGCAAGCCATGTGCCAGGCTGCGCGAACACCGCTTTCTCTCTTCCCACCAAGCGGGGACAACCTTCTGGCCGCGTTCAGCGGCAGGGGAGAAGGCCGCCGTACCGGGGTGGGAGACGCCGACCAAGGCAAAAATAACTCCTGAAATCGGATGCATCGGCAAACGACACGGAGTCCGCCGACGGAGCCCCCTCCTGTGATCTTTTTGCAGCCTCCGGGAAATATTCGTCCCACTGCTTCTCCAAAGAGAAGGAGCCCGATCATCCGAAAAGGCCTGGCCTTGAGAATCGCACAGAACAGTGTGCATCATTGCTTGGGGACGGATGCTGGAAGCGTGCGCTTGACCCCTGCCTTGCGATTGTG
This genomic stretch from Desulfatiglans anilini DSM 4660 harbors:
- a CDS encoding asparagine synthetase B family protein, with protein sequence MCTICGHYVENGSIPSVDIYDMLKKMAHRGPDTHGIFIDGAVERAGEIDALKESLHAPSRIALGHSTLKIVGRGRLGQPYCSCDGKLTMIHNGEIYNYRKLRTLLVRPHDIKTTSDSEVVVHLLEETYQGDLLDAVKKVVPLLDGMYAIAVTDGKTVVVARDPIGKKPVYYTRNEGTTYFSSEKKAIWNGRTAPTRLNPGEILCLEEAGPQLHEGYHLQAPPIDIVDFREAVEAYKDVLVKALKKRLTGLTQSRLGVIFSGGIDSVLIAKLLQSEGKSIICYCTGTADSGDMIAARAVAEDLGLELKTTVIDEGTVRKILPEVIRNVEESGLLQVEVAIPMYMAAKLAAQDDIRVMFTGQAADELFAGYPWYNDVLEEDGYLRLHEKLLEDLGMLYTDTLEREDKLTMAHAIELRAPYLDRDVIQTAMRISPRLKLDGPGDALRKRVHRQAAVELGVPPYLAFRGKDPAQSGSGIHGIIERIASGSGQTIDADLVDENVRRDKGSLYRYGDSLYGRDLTRSYLQEIEQTIQDSYTCSFLSAAAGSAGQ
- a CDS encoding lytic transglycosylase domain-containing protein produces the protein MSGVFPAGRPKPFSDGVKEEMSGMAYSGGSRRFAKWLRTTLWVGMAVLCASAVGGAACAEGPEPAPGHGWPDLAALVRVGGPLSFCGEPVPLDNREVRERLEKELLLTIWDRPQVMLWLKRSTRYFPAIEQMLRDAGLPEDIKYVAIAESALRAHAGSPKGAIGFWQFMPATGRRMGLRIDSHLDERRNLRNSTDAAIRYLSALYAQFQSWTMAAAAYNMGEAGLQTEVLEQGTDDYYLLYLPLETQRFLFRILSAKMIFSDPLKYGFRLEEEDFYPPVASDRVQVVCSQAVPIRIVAQAAGATFKLIKDLNPELRGYYLQTGTHEIAVPEGAGEDFQRRFEEHLTTWNKGRAEQVYTVRSGDNLSIIAERFNVPLKALLIWNRLDMNHPIQPGQRLVIYQPGRQNSSNASEAE